Proteins found in one Bicyclus anynana chromosome 26, ilBicAnyn1.1, whole genome shotgun sequence genomic segment:
- the LOC112045702 gene encoding protein phosphatase 1 regulatory subunit 3C produces the protein MCAAIDMLGSEQMFYGRSPPAGFLSDYTPQVRRPTKLTTRGYSAPCLSLLKPVQLTLKAAPRSCIRISSDKKNKRVVFADDRGYALEHVKFMTEPSHVPPYWALKIIASPPPERKPSPAADVWEQRFPQPASDYVEFRRRINEEYVSLENVIVKQNECAVDGTVKVKNLDFNKEVFIRATSDGWRTQEDTYCAFVESGPSNRAGVSIYDTFGFRLQLPIHSRRLDFCVCFRCKSVEYWDNNGGENYTIEKSSVRKAPAVACARINNGNSWTDRSISGNTPYW, from the coding sequence ATGTGCGCCGCCATAGACATGCTCGGCTCCGAGCAAATGTTTTACGGCCGAAGCCCTCCCGCGGGGTTCCTCTCAGACTACACTCCGCAAGTGAGGAGGCCCACGAAGCTGACGACCAGAGGGTACTCCGCGCCGTGTCTGTCGCTCCTCAAACCTGTGCAACTCACACTGAAAGCGGCGCCGAGGTCTTGCATACGAATATCCTCGGATAAAAAGAACAAGAGGGTAGTTTTCGCAGACGACAGAGGGTACGCGTTGGAACATGTCAAGTTTATGACTGAACCGTCCCACGTACCTCCATACTGGGCCTTGAAGATCATCGCCAGCCCGCCCCCGGAGCGCAAACCCTCACCAGCTGCAGACGTGTGGGAGCAGAGGTTCCCACAGCCGGCGTCAGACTACGTGGAGTTCAGACGAAGAATCAACGAGGAATACGTGTCGCTAGAGAATGTTATAGTCAAACAGAACGAGTGCGCGGTGGACGGGACGGTGAAAGTTAAAAATTTGGATTTCAACAAGGAGGTCTTCATCAGGGCGACCTCCGACGGGTGGAGGACGCAAGAGGACACGTACTGCGCGTTCGTGGAGTCCGGTCCCAGCAACCGAGCGGGCGTTTCGATTTACGACACCTTCGGGTTCCGTCTACAACTCCCCATACATTCCAGAAGGCTGGACTTTTGCGTTTGCTTCCGCTGCAAGTCCGTGGAGTACTGGGACAACAACGGTGGTGAAAACTACACGATTGAGAAGTCGTCGGTGAGGAAGGCGCCGGCGGTTGCGTGCGCGAGGATCAACAATGGTAATTCGTGGACCGACCGATCGATAAGTGGCAACACGCCATACTGGTGa